In the Elioraea tepida genome, one interval contains:
- a CDS encoding DUF1467 family protein: MTWFTGLIVYILIWWLALFAVLPFWTRPVVDPDRPEHFRGAPERPLLLRKVVVTSLVAAVIWLGVWAVIESEWLSFRAMEAG, translated from the coding sequence ATGACCTGGTTTACCGGCCTCATTGTCTACATCCTGATCTGGTGGCTCGCGCTGTTCGCCGTGCTTCCGTTCTGGACGCGGCCGGTGGTCGATCCCGATCGCCCCGAGCATTTCCGTGGCGCGCCGGAGCGGCCGCTCCTCTTGCGCAAGGTGGTGGTGACGAGCCTTGTCGCGGCCGTGATCTGGCTCGGGGTCTGGGCCGTGATCGAGTCAGAGTGGCTGAGTTTTCGTGCGATGGAGGCCGGCTGA
- the proS gene encoding proline--tRNA ligase, whose translation MRLSRYFLPTLKENPAEAQIVSHRLMLRAGLIRQQAAGIYSWLPLGHRVLTNIARIVREEQDAAGFHEILMPTIQPAELWKESGRYDDYGKEMLRFTDRHDRELLYGPTNEEMVTDIFRACVKSYRDLPILLYHIQWKFRDEVRPRFGVMRGREFLMKDAYSFDLDAAGARRSYNRMFAAYLRTFARLGLKAIPMRADTGPIGGDLSHEFVILAETGESRVFVHADLVARDILAEAVDYEGDLQPLVDSWTSLYAATDEKHDPAAFAALPEASRVEARGIEVGHIFYFGTKYSGPDAMNVTVQGSDGKPVHPEMGSYGIGVSRLVGAIIEASHDEAGIIWPESVAPFRVALLNLKPGDPAADALAGELYAALRAAGTEVLMDDRDERAGVKFADADLIGLPWQVLVGPRGAKEGRAELKRRKTGERHELDKAAILERLLG comes from the coding sequence ATGCGCCTGTCCCGCTATTTCCTGCCCACGCTGAAGGAGAACCCGGCCGAGGCGCAGATCGTCTCGCACCGATTGATGCTGCGCGCGGGCCTGATCCGCCAGCAGGCGGCTGGGATCTACTCCTGGCTGCCGCTCGGCCATCGCGTCTTGACCAACATCGCGCGGATCGTGCGCGAGGAGCAGGATGCCGCCGGCTTCCACGAGATCCTGATGCCGACCATCCAGCCTGCGGAGCTGTGGAAGGAGAGCGGCCGCTACGACGACTACGGCAAGGAGATGCTCAGGTTCACCGACCGGCACGACCGCGAGCTTCTTTACGGGCCGACGAACGAGGAGATGGTCACCGACATCTTCCGCGCCTGCGTCAAGAGCTACCGTGACCTGCCGATACTGCTCTACCATATCCAGTGGAAGTTCCGTGACGAGGTTCGGCCGCGCTTCGGCGTCATGCGCGGCCGCGAGTTCCTGATGAAGGACGCCTACAGCTTCGACCTCGACGCCGCCGGCGCGAGACGCAGCTACAACCGGATGTTCGCCGCCTATCTGCGCACCTTCGCCCGGCTCGGGCTCAAGGCGATCCCGATGCGCGCCGACACCGGCCCGATCGGCGGCGACCTTAGCCACGAGTTCGTCATCCTCGCCGAGACGGGCGAAAGCCGCGTGTTCGTGCATGCCGACCTCGTCGCGCGCGACATCCTCGCCGAGGCCGTCGACTATGAAGGGGATCTGCAGCCCTTGGTCGACAGCTGGACCTCGCTCTACGCCGCCACCGACGAGAAGCATGACCCGGCCGCCTTCGCCGCGCTGCCTGAGGCGAGCCGTGTCGAAGCGCGCGGCATCGAGGTCGGGCACATCTTCTACTTCGGAACGAAATATTCCGGTCCCGATGCGATGAACGTGACGGTGCAGGGCTCCGACGGCAAGCCCGTCCACCCGGAAATGGGAAGCTACGGCATTGGCGTCTCCCGCCTCGTCGGGGCCATCATCGAAGCAAGCCACGACGAGGCAGGCATCATCTGGCCGGAGTCGGTCGCACCTTTCCGCGTGGCTTTGCTCAATCTCAAGCCTGGCGATCCGGCGGCCGACGCGCTCGCCGGCGAACTCTATGCGGCGCTGCGCGCGGCCGGCACCGAGGTGCTGATGGACGACCGCGACGAGCGCGCCGGCGTGAAGTTCGCCGACGCCGATCTGATCGGCCTGCCCTGGCAGGTGCTTGTCGGCCCGCGCGGCGCGAAGGAGGGCAGGGCGGAGCTCAAGCGCCGCAAGACCGGCGAGCGGCACGAGCTCGACAAGGCGGCGATCCTCGAACGCCTGCTCGGCTGA
- a CDS encoding lipoprotein-releasing ABC transporter permease subunit, with the protein MFGPFERLVAFRYLRARKAEGFVSVTAGFSLAGIALGVATLIIVMSVMNGFRAELLGRILGLNGHLGVYGFGQTLPDYESLAERIRSLPGVRSATPIVEGQVLGTGERGGAAGVLARGIAPGELRARTLIASNIIAGSLAEFGAADTILVGSRLANRLGLRVGDRISLVSPQGQVTVFGTVPRIASYRIVGLFEVGMYEYDNSYVFLPLAAAQAYFGTGDTATQIEVFVADPDRVREVSRAIRSAITDPPIRILDWQQSNSAFFAAVEVERNVMFLILTLIIIVAAFNIVSSLVMLVKDKGRDIAILRTMGATRGAVMRIFLMCGASIGVLGTSVGVALGLLFAANLESIRQWLQGLTGQELFQAEIYFLSRLPSVVDPWEVVQVAAMGLGLSLLATLYPSFRAARLDPVEALRRE; encoded by the coding sequence ATGTTCGGCCCGTTCGAGCGGCTGGTCGCGTTCCGCTACCTGCGCGCGCGGAAGGCCGAGGGCTTCGTCTCGGTGACGGCGGGGTTCTCGCTCGCAGGCATCGCGCTCGGGGTCGCGACGCTGATCATCGTGATGAGCGTGATGAACGGATTCCGCGCCGAGCTCCTCGGGCGGATCCTTGGCCTAAACGGCCATCTCGGCGTCTACGGCTTCGGCCAGACGCTTCCCGACTATGAGTCGTTGGCGGAACGCATCCGCTCGCTCCCGGGCGTGCGTTCGGCCACCCCGATCGTCGAGGGCCAAGTGCTCGGCACGGGCGAGCGCGGCGGTGCCGCGGGCGTGCTCGCACGCGGCATCGCGCCCGGGGAGCTGCGCGCGCGCACGCTGATCGCCTCCAACATCATCGCAGGCTCCCTCGCCGAGTTCGGCGCAGCCGATACGATCCTCGTCGGCTCCCGCCTCGCCAACCGCCTGGGCTTGAGGGTCGGCGACAGGATCTCGCTCGTCTCGCCGCAGGGGCAGGTGACGGTGTTCGGCACCGTGCCGCGGATCGCCTCCTATCGGATCGTCGGCCTGTTCGAGGTCGGCATGTACGAGTACGACAATTCGTATGTGTTCCTGCCGCTTGCCGCGGCGCAGGCGTATTTCGGCACGGGGGACACCGCGACCCAGATCGAGGTCTTCGTCGCCGACCCTGACCGCGTGCGCGAGGTGAGCCGCGCGATCCGCTCTGCCATCACCGACCCGCCGATCCGCATCCTCGACTGGCAGCAATCGAACAGCGCCTTTTTCGCCGCCGTCGAGGTCGAGCGCAACGTGATGTTCCTGATCCTCACGCTGATCATCATCGTCGCCGCCTTCAACATCGTGTCCTCGCTCGTGATGCTCGTGAAGGACAAGGGGCGCGACATCGCCATCCTGCGCACCATGGGAGCGACGCGCGGGGCGGTGATGCGCATCTTCCTCATGTGCGGTGCCTCGATCGGCGTGCTCGGCACGAGCGTCGGTGTCGCACTCGGTCTCCTCTTTGCCGCCAATCTCGAGAGCATACGCCAGTGGCTTCAGGGTCTGACAGGGCAGGAATTGTTCCAGGCGGAGATCTACTTCCTCTCCCGCCTGCCGTCGGTGGTAGACCCTTGGGAGGTGGTGCAGGTCGCGGCGATGGGGCTTGGCCTCTCCCTGCTCGCGACCCTCTATCCTTCCTTCCGCGCCGCCCGGCTCGACCCCGTGGAGGCGTTGCGCCGTGAGTGA
- a CDS encoding ABC transporter ATP-binding protein — MSEPLVLAGVARRFRTGDGVLEVLRGADLRLAAGEIVALVAPSGAGKSTLLHIAGLLERPDAGEVTVAGRAASAMTERERTEARGRRIGFVYQFHHLLPEFSALENVVMPQMILGTARRVAEARARALLEQLGLGRRLSHRPSRLSGGEQQRVAIARALANEPLVLLADEPTGNLDAATAEVVFGELLALVRGHGAAALVATHNPELADRMDRTVTLREGRIMPA; from the coding sequence GTGAGTGAGCCGCTCGTGCTCGCGGGTGTGGCGCGCCGGTTCCGCACCGGCGACGGCGTGCTCGAGGTTCTGCGCGGCGCCGATCTCCGCCTTGCGGCCGGAGAGATCGTCGCCCTCGTCGCCCCTTCCGGCGCAGGCAAGTCGACGCTTCTGCATATCGCGGGCCTGCTCGAGCGTCCGGACGCCGGCGAGGTGACGGTCGCGGGCCGCGCGGCCTCGGCGATGACGGAACGGGAGCGCACCGAGGCGCGCGGGCGGAGGATCGGCTTCGTCTACCAGTTCCACCACCTGTTGCCCGAGTTCTCGGCGCTCGAGAACGTGGTCATGCCGCAGATGATCCTCGGCACGGCACGACGCGTCGCGGAGGCACGGGCACGTGCCCTGCTCGAGCAGCTCGGCCTCGGCCGGCGTCTCTCCCACCGCCCGTCGCGGCTGTCGGGGGGCGAGCAGCAGCGTGTTGCGATCGCGCGCGCTCTGGCCAACGAGCCATTGGTTCTGCTCGCCGACGAGCCGACCGGCAATCTCGACGCGGCGACCGCCGAAGTGGTGTTCGGCGAGCTTCTTGCTCTCGTGCGCGGCCATGGCGCCGCCGCCCTGGTCGCCACCCACAACCCCGAGCTTGCCGACCGGATGGACCGGACGGTGACGCTGCGCGAGGGGCGGATCATGCCGGCCTGA
- the dnaE gene encoding DNA polymerase III subunit alpha: MHGFVHLRVHSSYSLSEGAMKVETIATLAREAAMPAVALTDTANLFGALEFSEACAKRGVQPILGLALPLLLPGRPSRPGLPPERPERIGLLAANQAGFANLMRLSSRAFLDPPAGAEPFVPVETLLAHAEGLFLLTGGGEGPLGRLLAEGQEEAARSLLERLASAFGDRTLVEITRQGTEREAATEGGFVALAERLGLPLVATNPCFFPTPSMVEAHDALLCIAEGRVLADTDRRRANPEQWFKPAEAMRALFADMPDAADNTLAVARRCAVMAEKRVKPLLPVSRKVGEGRTEAETVAAMAREGLASRLAAMRADEATRTAYSERLEYELGVIERMGFSGYFLIVADFIQWAKRNRIAVGPGRGSGAGSVAAWALSITDLDPIRFGLLFERFLNPERVSMPDFDIDFCQERRDEVIAYVRREYGEDRVAQIITFGKLQARAVVRDVGRVLGMPYGQVNRIAELIPNNPAKPVTLAQAIEGEPELRRMRDEDETVRRLIEIALQLEGLYRHASTHAAGVVIGDRPLIELIPLCRDAKSDMLVTQYSMKHVEQAGLVKFDFLGLKTLTVLERAVALLKTLGVEVDLSALPLDDRATYAMLQRGDTGGVFQFESQGMRDVLRAMRPDRFEDLIAAVALYRPGPMANIPAYCARKHGEPWEAPHPALHPILAETYGIMVYQEQVMQIAQALAGYSLGAADLLRRAMGKKIRSEMEAQRAVFCSGAEARGIAPEKAAEIFDLMVRFADYGFNKSHAAAYALVSYQTAWLKANHPVAFLAASMSLDIANTDKLAQLKQEAAALGITLLPPDINRSEADFTLETLPDGRLAIRYALAAVRKVGLAAMQAVVEERRRGGPFRSIADFASRIDPRVVNRMQLENLARAGAFESLSSNRARLFAGAEAIIRRAQAAADERGSKQIALFGALPEPEPELRLPEVPDWPLHERLEHEAEAIGFHLTAHPLDAYAKALARLGVVRIADLPARVATGAGRLRIAGVVVATKERDTRSGSRMCWLRLSDPSGSTEVTLFSEVLGRARPLLAAGTPLFVTADARLDGEALRLTVVELEPLEQAAARSGSGMRVRLAADAALEPIRAVLAELPRGRGRVMLVAPAGDREVELALPGSHAITPQAIAALGALPGVLAVEEV; this comes from the coding sequence ATGCACGGCTTCGTCCATCTCCGCGTCCACTCCTCCTACTCGCTCTCGGAAGGGGCGATGAAGGTCGAGACGATCGCCACACTTGCGCGCGAGGCGGCGATGCCCGCGGTGGCGCTCACCGACACGGCCAACCTGTTCGGCGCGCTCGAGTTCTCCGAGGCCTGTGCGAAGCGCGGCGTGCAGCCGATCCTCGGGCTCGCGCTGCCGCTTCTGCTGCCCGGCCGCCCCTCCCGCCCAGGCCTGCCGCCCGAGCGGCCAGAGCGTATCGGCCTGCTCGCCGCGAACCAGGCGGGATTTGCCAATCTGATGCGCCTCTCCTCGCGCGCCTTCCTCGACCCGCCTGCGGGAGCGGAGCCCTTCGTTCCGGTCGAGACCCTGCTCGCACACGCGGAGGGGCTGTTCCTGCTCACGGGCGGCGGGGAGGGGCCGCTCGGCCGGCTGCTGGCGGAGGGGCAGGAGGAGGCGGCGCGCTCCCTGCTCGAACGCCTTGCGTCCGCTTTCGGCGATCGCACGCTCGTCGAGATCACCCGCCAGGGAACCGAGCGGGAGGCGGCGACGGAGGGCGGCTTCGTCGCGCTCGCGGAACGCCTCGGCCTTCCCCTCGTCGCGACCAACCCGTGCTTCTTCCCCACTCCGTCGATGGTCGAGGCGCATGACGCCCTGCTCTGCATCGCCGAGGGGCGCGTGCTTGCCGACACCGATCGCCGCCGCGCCAACCCGGAGCAGTGGTTCAAGCCGGCCGAGGCGATGCGGGCTCTCTTCGCCGACATGCCAGATGCGGCCGACAACACGCTCGCCGTCGCGCGGCGCTGCGCGGTGATGGCTGAGAAGCGCGTCAAGCCGCTGCTCCCCGTCTCCCGCAAGGTCGGCGAAGGCCGGACGGAGGCCGAGACGGTCGCGGCGATGGCGCGCGAGGGCCTCGCGTCACGGCTTGCCGCGATGCGGGCGGACGAGGCGACGCGCACGGCCTACAGCGAGCGGCTCGAGTACGAACTCGGCGTGATCGAGCGCATGGGCTTCTCGGGCTACTTCTTGATCGTCGCCGACTTCATCCAGTGGGCGAAACGGAACCGGATCGCCGTCGGCCCTGGCCGCGGCTCGGGTGCCGGGTCGGTCGCTGCCTGGGCGCTGTCCATCACCGATCTCGACCCGATCCGCTTCGGGCTCCTGTTCGAGCGCTTCCTCAACCCCGAGCGCGTCTCGATGCCGGATTTCGATATCGACTTCTGCCAGGAGCGTCGCGACGAGGTGATCGCCTATGTGCGCCGCGAGTACGGCGAGGACCGGGTGGCGCAGATCATCACCTTCGGCAAGCTGCAGGCGAGGGCGGTGGTGCGCGATGTCGGCCGTGTGCTCGGCATGCCCTATGGCCAGGTGAACCGGATCGCTGAGCTGATCCCCAACAACCCAGCCAAGCCCGTGACACTCGCCCAGGCGATCGAGGGCGAGCCGGAGCTGAGGCGGATGCGCGACGAGGACGAGACGGTGCGGCGTCTGATCGAGATCGCGCTCCAGCTCGAGGGTCTCTACCGCCACGCCTCGACGCACGCCGCCGGCGTGGTGATCGGCGACCGGCCGCTGATCGAGCTGATCCCGCTCTGTCGCGACGCGAAGTCGGACATGCTGGTGACGCAGTATTCGATGAAGCATGTCGAGCAGGCGGGCCTTGTGAAGTTTGACTTCCTCGGGCTGAAGACGCTGACGGTGCTCGAGCGTGCGGTGGCGCTGCTCAAGACCCTCGGCGTCGAGGTCGATCTCTCCGCCCTGCCGCTCGATGACAGGGCCACCTACGCGATGCTGCAGCGGGGCGACACGGGTGGGGTGTTCCAGTTCGAGAGCCAGGGCATGCGCGATGTGCTTCGCGCGATGCGCCCCGACCGGTTCGAGGACCTGATCGCCGCGGTGGCGCTCTACCGCCCTGGGCCGATGGCGAACATTCCTGCCTATTGCGCGCGCAAGCACGGCGAGCCGTGGGAGGCGCCGCACCCGGCACTCCACCCCATCCTCGCCGAGACCTACGGCATCATGGTCTACCAGGAGCAGGTGATGCAGATCGCCCAGGCGCTCGCGGGCTATTCGCTCGGCGCGGCCGATCTGCTCCGGCGCGCCATGGGCAAGAAGATACGCTCCGAGATGGAGGCGCAGCGGGCGGTCTTCTGCTCAGGCGCTGAGGCGCGCGGCATCGCTCCAGAGAAGGCGGCAGAGATCTTCGACCTGATGGTGCGTTTCGCCGACTACGGCTTCAATAAGAGCCACGCCGCGGCCTACGCCCTCGTCTCCTACCAGACGGCCTGGCTGAAGGCGAACCACCCGGTTGCCTTCCTCGCCGCCTCGATGAGCCTCGACATCGCCAACACAGACAAGCTCGCGCAGCTGAAGCAGGAGGCGGCCGCGCTCGGCATCACGCTTCTGCCGCCCGACATCAACCGTTCCGAGGCCGACTTCACCCTCGAGACGCTGCCCGACGGTCGCCTCGCCATACGCTACGCTCTCGCAGCGGTCAGGAAGGTCGGGCTCGCGGCGATGCAGGCCGTGGTCGAGGAGCGCCGCCGCGGCGGGCCGTTCCGCTCGATCGCCGATTTCGCCTCGCGGATCGATCCGCGCGTTGTCAACCGGATGCAGCTCGAGAACCTCGCCCGCGCCGGCGCCTTCGAGTCGCTTTCGTCGAACCGCGCGCGGCTCTTCGCCGGCGCCGAGGCGATCATCCGCCGCGCTCAGGCCGCCGCCGACGAGCGCGGCTCGAAGCAGATCGCCCTGTTCGGCGCGCTGCCCGAGCCGGAGCCCGAGCTGCGCCTGCCAGAGGTGCCTGATTGGCCGCTCCACGAGCGGCTCGAGCACGAGGCGGAGGCGATCGGCTTCCACCTCACGGCCCACCCACTCGATGCCTACGCGAAGGCGCTCGCCCGTCTCGGGGTGGTGCGGATCGCCGATCTCCCCGCCCGTGTCGCGACCGGCGCCGGCAGGCTCAGGATCGCCGGCGTCGTGGTCGCCACCAAGGAGCGTGACACGAGGTCAGGCAGCCGAATGTGCTGGCTCCGGCTTTCCGACCCGTCGGGCAGCACGGAGGTGACGCTGTTCTCAGAGGTGCTCGGCCGCGCCCGCCCGCTGCTCGCCGCCGGCACGCCGCTCTTCGTCACGGCCGATGCGCGTCTCGACGGCGAGGCGCTGAGGCTCACCGTGGTCGAGCTCGAGCCGCTCGAACAGGCGGCGGCGCGGTCGGGCAGCGGCATGCGGGTTCGGCTCGCGGCGGATGCCGCGCTCGAGCCGATCCGAGCCGTGCTCGCCGAACTTCCGCGCGGGCGGGGAAGGGTGATGCTTGTCGCACCGGCGGGGGATCGCGAGGTGGAGCTCGCGCTCCCCGGTTCCCACGCCATCACCCCGCAGGCGATCGCGGCGCTCGGGGCGCTGCCGGGCGTGCTTGCGGTCGAGGAGGTGTAG
- the rpsB gene encoding 30S ribosomal protein S2: protein MALPQFTLRQLLEAGVHFGHHTRRWNPKMAPYLYGVRNQVHIIDLQQTVPLLARAMQAVRDVVAGGGRVLFVGTKKAAAEHVAEAAKRCGQYYVNHRWLGGMLTNWKTIQNSIKRLRAIEEQLAQDVTGLTKKEVLVLTRERDKLERALGGIKEMGGLPDILFIIDTNKEKIAVDEARKLNIPVVAVVDSNSDPDGVTYPIPGNDDAIRAITLYCNLIAGAVLDGISAEMAASGVDLGAQEEVPLEELPEAEALPEAEPAEPRA, encoded by the coding sequence ATGGCCCTGCCACAGTTCACCCTGCGCCAGCTTCTCGAGGCGGGCGTGCATTTCGGCCACCACACGCGGCGGTGGAACCCGAAGATGGCCCCCTATCTCTACGGGGTCCGAAACCAGGTCCACATCATCGATCTGCAGCAGACGGTGCCGCTGCTTGCCCGCGCGATGCAGGCGGTGCGCGACGTCGTCGCCGGCGGCGGCCGCGTGCTCTTCGTCGGCACGAAGAAGGCGGCGGCCGAACACGTCGCGGAAGCGGCCAAGCGCTGCGGCCAGTACTACGTCAACCACCGCTGGCTGGGCGGCATGCTGACCAACTGGAAGACCATCCAGAACAGCATCAAGCGGCTGCGGGCGATCGAGGAGCAGCTCGCGCAGGACGTCACCGGGCTGACGAAGAAGGAGGTCCTGGTGCTCACCCGCGAGCGCGACAAGCTCGAGCGCGCTTTGGGCGGCATCAAGGAGATGGGCGGGCTGCCCGACATCCTGTTCATCATCGACACGAACAAGGAGAAGATCGCGGTCGACGAGGCGCGGAAGCTGAACATCCCTGTCGTCGCTGTGGTTGACAGCAACTCCGACCCGGACGGTGTGACCTACCCGATCCCGGGCAATGACGACGCGATCCGCGCCATCACGCTCTACTGCAACCTGATCGCCGGCGCGGTGCTCGACGGCATCTCGGCCGAGATGGCGGCGTCCGGCGTGGATCTCGGGGCGCAGGAGGAGGTGCCGTTAGAGGAGCTTCCCGAGGCGGAGGCCCTGCCGGAGGCGGAGCCGGCCGAGCCGCGCGCCTGA
- the tsf gene encoding translation elongation factor Ts, translating to MAEITAALVKELREKTGAGMMDCKRALAETGGDLEAAVDWLRKKGLSAAAKKAGRVAAEGLVGVYSEGGRGAIVEVNTETDFVARNETFQAFVEACAKLALEAEGDVERLKAMPFPGSGRTVGEELTHLIATIGENMMIRRCATLSVERGVVASYVHSALKPGLGRIGVLVALEGDPTETILALGRQVGMHVAAARPEALDIASVDPAALAREKAVLAEQARASGKPEEIIAKMVEGRLRKFYEEVVLLEQVWVHDGDSRVKAVVQKAGAKLAGFIRYQLGEGIEKQASDFAAEVAAAAR from the coding sequence ATGGCCGAGATCACGGCGGCGCTGGTCAAGGAGCTTCGCGAGAAGACCGGCGCGGGGATGATGGACTGCAAAAGGGCGCTGGCTGAGACCGGGGGCGATCTCGAGGCGGCGGTCGACTGGCTGCGCAAGAAGGGGCTGTCCGCCGCGGCGAAGAAGGCCGGGCGAGTGGCCGCCGAGGGGCTCGTCGGAGTCTATTCCGAGGGGGGGCGCGGCGCCATCGTCGAGGTCAATACCGAGACCGACTTCGTCGCCCGTAACGAGACCTTCCAGGCCTTCGTCGAGGCGTGCGCGAAACTCGCCCTCGAGGCCGAGGGCGATGTCGAGCGGCTCAAGGCGATGCCCTTCCCGGGCAGCGGCCGCACGGTCGGCGAGGAGCTGACGCATCTGATCGCGACGATCGGCGAGAACATGATGATCCGACGCTGCGCCACGCTCTCGGTCGAGCGGGGGGTCGTCGCGAGCTATGTGCATTCGGCGCTAAAGCCGGGCCTTGGCCGGATCGGCGTGCTCGTCGCGCTGGAGGGGGACCCGACGGAGACCATCCTCGCGCTCGGGCGCCAGGTCGGCATGCATGTCGCCGCCGCGCGGCCCGAGGCGCTCGACATCGCCTCGGTCGACCCGGCGGCGCTGGCGCGGGAGAAGGCGGTGCTCGCGGAGCAGGCGCGCGCCTCCGGCAAGCCCGAGGAAATCATCGCCAAGATGGTTGAGGGGCGGCTGCGCAAGTTCTACGAGGAGGTCGTGCTTCTCGAGCAGGTCTGGGTGCATGACGGGGATAGCCGGGTGAAGGCGGTGGTGCAGAAGGCGGGCGCGAAGCTCGCCGGCTTCATCCGCTACCAGCTCGGCGAGGGCATCGAGAAACAGGCCTCCGACTTCGCCGCCGAGGTGGCAGCGGCGGCGCGCTGA
- the pyrH gene encoding UMP kinase: MSDTAGSQGVAEGQAPQKPAYRRVLLKVSGEALMGAAEYGISTEVVGRIAADIAAVVAMGVEVCLVIGGGNIFRGVSGAAAGMERASADYMGMLATVMNALAMQNALEKRGVQTRVQSAIPMASICEPYIRRRAMRHMEKGRVVIFAAGTGNPFFTTDTAAALRAVEMGCDALLKGTQVDGVYSADPRKVPDAMRYERLSYLDVLARDLAVMDASAISLARENGLPIVVFSIHAPGAFAEVMAGRGRFTVVADD; the protein is encoded by the coding sequence ATGTCCGACACGGCCGGCAGCCAAGGCGTGGCGGAGGGGCAGGCGCCCCAGAAACCCGCCTACCGGCGCGTGCTTCTGAAGGTGTCGGGCGAGGCGCTGATGGGGGCGGCCGAATACGGCATCTCGACCGAGGTGGTCGGGCGTATTGCCGCCGACATCGCAGCCGTCGTGGCGATGGGCGTGGAGGTCTGCCTCGTCATCGGCGGGGGCAACATCTTCCGCGGCGTCTCCGGCGCCGCCGCCGGGATGGAGCGCGCCTCGGCCGACTACATGGGCATGCTCGCCACCGTGATGAACGCGCTTGCGATGCAGAACGCGCTGGAGAAGCGCGGGGTGCAGACGCGCGTGCAGTCCGCCATCCCGATGGCCTCGATCTGCGAGCCCTACATACGCCGCCGGGCGATGCGGCACATGGAGAAGGGGCGAGTGGTGATCTTCGCCGCCGGCACCGGCAATCCCTTTTTCACCACCGACACCGCCGCGGCGCTACGCGCCGTCGAGATGGGCTGCGACGCGCTGCTCAAGGGCACCCAGGTCGACGGCGTCTATTCCGCCGATCCGCGCAAGGTGCCGGACGCAATGCGCTACGAGCGGCTGAGCTATCTCGACGTGCTCGCACGCGATCTCGCCGTGATGGATGCCTCGGCGATCAGCCTCGCGCGCGAGAACGGGCTGCCGATCGTCGTGTTCTCAATCCACGCGCCCGGTGCCTTCGCCGAGGTGATGGCCGGCCGCGGCCGCTTCACCGTGGTGGCCGACGACTGA
- the frr gene encoding ribosome recycling factor, with product MAKPPPTLDDILSDLRRRMEGALETLKKEFAGLRTGRASPALLEPVKVEVYGTEMPITQLGTISVPEPRMLTVQVWDRGAVAAVEKAIREAGLGLNPASDGQLVRVPLPPLTTERRNELAKLAGRYAEAARVAVRGVRRDGMETLKKLEKDGLIGQDLHRDWSDAVQKLTDSFIKRVDEALAAKEADIRQP from the coding sequence ATGGCAAAGCCTCCGCCCACACTCGACGACATCCTCTCCGACCTCCGTCGCCGCATGGAGGGAGCGCTCGAGACGCTGAAGAAGGAGTTCGCCGGCCTGCGCACCGGCAGGGCGAGCCCGGCCCTTCTCGAGCCGGTGAAGGTCGAGGTGTACGGCACGGAGATGCCGATTACCCAGCTCGGCACGATCAGCGTGCCGGAACCGCGCATGCTGACGGTCCAGGTCTGGGACCGGGGCGCCGTCGCCGCCGTCGAGAAGGCAATCCGCGAGGCGGGGCTCGGCCTTAACCCCGCCTCCGACGGCCAGCTCGTGCGCGTGCCGCTGCCTCCCCTGACTACCGAGCGTCGCAACGAGCTTGCCAAGCTCGCCGGCCGGTATGCCGAGGCCGCGCGCGTCGCCGTCCGCGGGGTACGCCGCGACGGCATGGAGACCCTGAAGAAGCTCGAGAAGGATGGGCTGATTGGTCAGGACCTTCACCGCGACTGGTCGGATGCCGTGCAGAAGCTGACCGACAGCTTCATCAAGCGGGTCGACGAGGCGCTCGCGGCGAAGGAGGCGGACATCCGGCAGCCCTGA